The following coding sequences are from one Lysinibacillus sp. FSL W8-0992 window:
- a CDS encoding alpha/beta-type small acid-soluble spore protein, with product MANNNRSSNKLQVPGVQEAVNQMKYEIAQEFGVQLGPDASSRANGSVGGEITKRLVEMAEKRAKGF from the coding sequence ATGGCTAACAACAATCGCAGTTCAAATAAGCTTCAAGTTCCTGGTGTACAAGAAGCTGTCAATCAAATGAAATATGAAATCGCACAAGAATTCGGCGTACAACTAGGGCCAGATGCTTCTTCTCGCGCAAACGGTTCAGTAGGTGGAGAAATTACAAAACGACTAGTAGAAATGGCTGAAAAAAGAGCAAAAGGTTTTTAA
- a CDS encoding YehS family protein, with amino-acid sequence MTNNDILIRLRYALDIKNTDMVEIFKLGGMKYSKEDVLNMLIKIKDEEEENIPENYIKCNNKMLEAFLNGLITFKRGPQQSTQGQQEGPPPVTGNESSNNMLMKKVKIALALTTEDMLELLAEGGVSVSKGELGAILRNPSHRNYKECGDRFVRNFLKGLTYKYRD; translated from the coding sequence ATGACGAATAATGATATTTTGATTCGTTTACGATATGCATTAGATATTAAAAATACGGATATGGTGGAAATCTTTAAGCTAGGTGGCATGAAGTATTCAAAAGAAGATGTTTTAAATATGCTAATAAAAATTAAAGATGAAGAAGAAGAGAACATCCCAGAGAATTACATCAAATGTAATAATAAAATGTTAGAGGCATTTTTAAATGGTTTAATTACATTTAAACGAGGCCCACAACAATCAACACAAGGTCAACAAGAAGGACCCCCACCAGTGACTGGTAATGAAAGCTCAAATAATATGCTGATGAAAAAAGTGAAAATTGCACTAGCTTTAACAACTGAGGATATGCTTGAGCTTTTAGCTGAAGGTGGCGTGTCAGTATCGAAAGGTGAACTCGGTGCGATTTTAAGAAATCCAAGCCATCGTAACTACAAAGAATGCGGTGATCGATTCGTAAGGAATTTTTTAAAAGGTTTAACATATAAATATAGAGACTAA
- a CDS encoding MFS transporter has translation MDKQNSKYRWIVFVVVLFTYLLMASQRTAPGLITEQLMRDFHVTAATIGLLTSIQFFVYTSLQIPMGILADRYGPNFFLIIGATLTGLGTIIYSFGTHEFVLFFSRILTGVGDATIWVNIVLILAQWFYRKEFVRLIGLAGMTGSLGFLLATVPFSEWIDLLGWRAAFFSAGLLLYFCGVVLYFVLVKKPKTLFKDEQVVVTAEGQREKPFILVKRIFSHPQAWALFFCHFGVVGGYVGFISSWAVPYGMNMYEMTRSDASQFIMVGLIGALIGAPLTSWISSRLETIKKPYIAVHMIVLLGWCSFLLFNGHPSLFLLMLLFFIIGFGYGASALTFAAVRQSFPLNEAGVVSGFANTGGFLSAVLLPIIFGYLLDYFQSNTGNLGDGYYYGFFAPVIFSIIGLFGVLLFQEKR, from the coding sequence ATGGACAAACAAAATAGCAAATACAGATGGATTGTATTTGTTGTTGTATTATTTACTTATTTGTTAATGGCGAGTCAGCGAACAGCTCCTGGATTAATTACAGAGCAATTGATGCGGGATTTTCATGTCACAGCAGCAACGATTGGTTTGTTAACGAGTATACAATTTTTTGTATACACAAGTTTGCAAATTCCAATGGGGATTTTGGCTGATCGTTATGGTCCGAACTTTTTCTTAATTATTGGTGCGACGCTTACAGGTTTAGGCACAATCATTTATAGTTTTGGTACACATGAATTTGTGCTGTTCTTTTCAAGAATACTTACTGGGGTAGGGGATGCGACCATATGGGTTAATATAGTGCTCATTTTAGCTCAATGGTTTTATCGAAAGGAATTTGTTCGGTTAATTGGCTTAGCAGGTATGACTGGGAGTCTTGGTTTTTTATTGGCGACAGTCCCTTTTTCCGAATGGATAGATTTACTTGGTTGGAGAGCGGCATTTTTCTCAGCGGGGTTATTATTATATTTTTGCGGTGTTGTTCTTTATTTTGTCCTCGTAAAAAAGCCGAAAACACTGTTTAAGGATGAGCAAGTAGTTGTCACAGCAGAAGGACAACGTGAAAAACCATTCATTTTAGTAAAACGAATATTTTCACATCCCCAAGCGTGGGCGCTATTCTTTTGTCATTTTGGTGTAGTAGGTGGCTATGTGGGATTTATTAGCTCTTGGGCTGTACCATATGGGATGAATATGTATGAAATGACACGTTCGGATGCAAGTCAATTCATTATGGTAGGTCTTATTGGAGCACTTATTGGAGCTCCTTTAACTAGTTGGATTTCAAGTAGGTTAGAAACAATAAAAAAACCATATATTGCCGTTCATATGATCGTCTTACTCGGTTGGTGTTCGTTTCTTTTATTCAATGGGCATCCATCTTTATTCTTATTAATGTTATTATTTTTTATTATTGGCTTTGGCTACGGTGCAAGTGCTTTAACTTTTGCTGCTGTACGACAATCATTCCCGTTAAATGAAGCTGGGGTAGTTTCGGGGTTTGCAAATACAGGTGGTTTTCTAAGTGCTGTCTTACTACCAATTATTTTCGGATATTTATTGGATTATTTTCAATCTAATACAGGTAATTTAGGCGATGGCTACTACTATGGTTTTTTTGCCCCAGTTATCTTCTCCATCATTGGTTTGTTTGGTGTGTTGCTCTTTCAAGAAAAGCGTTGA